A section of the Nitrospinota bacterium genome encodes:
- a CDS encoding methyltransferase domain-containing protein, with translation MPAYLRPYLKNIHEEVQSRFYGCASSFPASIYGKTVVDLGCGSGRDCYLLAQLVGPDGMVIGIDMTDEQLAVARKHVDFHTNKFNLDKPNVDFRKGWIEDLSSANLEDNSVDVIISNCVINLSPDKESVFREIFRVLKPGGELYLSDVFSGRRVPEPLTTDPVLLGECLGGALYIEDFRRILTKTGVLDYRVITKNQLTLNNEDIQRKAGMIDFYSMTVRSFKCDFEDICENFGHVAYYKGSIPEFPHGFTLDDHHYFQTGIPVPVCGNTSKMLSDTRFSEHFDIQGDFTTHYGPFDCSSPQAQEGISAINNGACC, from the coding sequence ATGCCCGCATACCTGCGTCCATACTTGAAAAATATACATGAAGAGGTACAGTCCCGGTTTTATGGTTGTGCCTCTTCATTTCCTGCCAGTATTTATGGAAAAACAGTCGTTGATCTCGGATGTGGTTCTGGTCGGGACTGCTACCTTCTAGCCCAGCTGGTAGGACCAGATGGTATGGTCATCGGTATTGATATGACCGATGAACAACTTGCTGTAGCCAGAAAGCACGTCGACTTTCATACCAACAAATTTAATCTGGATAAACCCAACGTAGACTTTCGAAAAGGCTGGATTGAAGATCTCAGTTCCGCAAATCTTGAAGATAATTCTGTAGATGTCATTATTTCCAACTGCGTGATCAATCTCTCTCCTGATAAAGAAAGTGTATTTCGTGAAATTTTCCGGGTTCTCAAACCTGGAGGCGAGTTGTACCTTTCAGATGTTTTTTCTGGACGACGGGTACCGGAACCACTGACCACTGACCCCGTCTTACTTGGCGAATGCCTTGGGGGAGCCCTGTACATAGAAGATTTCAGGCGAATTTTAACAAAAACAGGTGTTCTTGATTATCGAGTGATCACCAAAAACCAGTTGACTCTTAACAACGAGGACATCCAGCGCAAAGCAGGCATGATTGACTTTTATTCTATGACCGTGCGTAGTTTCAAATGCGATTTCGAAGATATATGCGAAAACTTTGGTCATGTCGCCTATTACAAAGGTAGTATTCCAGAGTTCCCACACGGGTTCACTCTTGACGATCATCATTATTTTCAAACAGGTATTCCCGTTCCAGTTTGTGGCAACACAAGCAAAATGCTCAGCGATACCCGTTTCAGTGAGCATTTTGATATCCAGGGAGATTTTACAACCCATTATGGACCCTTTGACTGCAGCTCACCGCAAGCTCAGGAAGGAATCTCCGCAATAAATAATGGCGCATGTTGTTAG